A single region of the Psychrobacter alimentarius genome encodes:
- a CDS encoding ornithine cyclodeaminase yields the protein MSKFIVSQKQGVPFVSVQAMAKMISNHGIEQTITELVDALEQDFSRWDQFEKSSRFASHSKDGVIELMPVSDGDMFACKYVNGHPINTKRDLQTVAAFGVLSDVDTGYPILLTEMCILTALRTAATSALVAKHCAPKNAQTLALIGNGAQGEFQAMGMKAVVGISKVRLYDVDPAASEKVAHNLADSGLDITICKTVEEAVEGADIITTCTADKKNATILRDDMIKKGVYLNAIGGDCPGKTELDANILLRADHVIVEFEPQTRIEGDIQQLSQDFPVTEFHRIVNGEKEVRTNDNNLVVFDGVGFASEDFTALVFLRDLIKKQDTYELLDLIPHQQDPKNLYSVVKAHSKDRSVATNEAESMA from the coding sequence ATGTCTAAATTTATCGTATCACAGAAGCAGGGTGTGCCATTTGTTAGCGTACAGGCGATGGCTAAAATGATTAGCAATCATGGTATAGAACAGACCATAACAGAATTGGTAGATGCGTTAGAGCAAGACTTTTCTCGCTGGGATCAGTTTGAAAAATCCAGTCGTTTTGCCTCCCACTCAAAAGATGGTGTCATAGAGTTAATGCCTGTCAGCGATGGCGACATGTTTGCGTGCAAGTATGTTAACGGTCATCCTATTAATACCAAGCGTGATTTGCAGACGGTCGCCGCTTTTGGCGTGTTGTCTGATGTCGATACAGGCTATCCGATTTTATTGACAGAAATGTGTATTTTAACGGCACTACGTACAGCGGCGACCTCGGCACTGGTTGCCAAACACTGTGCGCCTAAAAACGCCCAAACGTTGGCGCTCATTGGTAATGGTGCTCAAGGTGAGTTTCAGGCGATGGGTATGAAGGCAGTGGTGGGTATCTCAAAAGTGCGTTTGTATGATGTTGACCCAGCCGCCTCTGAAAAGGTCGCGCATAATCTCGCCGATTCAGGCTTAGATATTACTATTTGCAAAACCGTAGAAGAAGCCGTTGAAGGCGCAGATATCATCACGACCTGTACCGCAGATAAGAAAAACGCCACCATTTTGCGTGATGACATGATCAAAAAAGGCGTCTATCTCAATGCCATCGGTGGCGACTGCCCTGGCAAAACAGAGCTGGATGCCAATATTTTACTAAGAGCCGATCATGTCATTGTAGAGTTTGAACCGCAAACCCGTATTGAAGGCGATATTCAACAGCTTTCCCAAGACTTTCCTGTGACCGAGTTTCACCGCATCGTAAACGGTGAGAAAGAAGTACGCACCAACGACAATAATTTAGTGGTATTTGATGGTGTTGGTTTTGCCTCAGAAGACTTTACGGCGCTAGTATTTTTGCGTGATTTGATCAAAAAACAGGACACATATGAGTTACTTGATTTGATTCCTCATCAACAAGATCCTAAAAACCTCTATTCGGTCGTGAAAGCGCATAGCAAAGATCGTAGCGTAGCAACGAATGAAGCTGAGTCTATGGCGTAA
- a CDS encoding Lrp/AsnC family transcriptional regulator, producing MAYYTYDSLDSELISELRQDGRATISDLAKKLKVSRATVQNRLDRLIHNGAILGFTIRVHEALDKETVKAMMMIEVTGKSTSQVIRKLRGIPQLIKLHTTNGAWDLVAEIHTTSLREFDEVLRQVREIDGILNSETSVLLSSL from the coding sequence ATGGCGTACTACACTTATGACTCTTTAGATAGCGAACTGATATCTGAACTTCGACAAGATGGTCGAGCAACCATCTCAGACCTTGCGAAAAAACTCAAAGTCTCACGTGCCACTGTCCAAAACAGGTTGGATAGACTAATCCATAACGGCGCTATTTTAGGATTTACGATTCGAGTGCATGAGGCACTAGATAAAGAAACCGTCAAAGCAATGATGATGATTGAAGTAACAGGCAAATCTACGTCACAAGTGATTAGGAAATTACGAGGGATCCCGCAACTGATCAAGCTTCATACGACCAATGGGGCATGGGACTTGGTAGCAGAGATACATACGACAAGTTTGAGAGAATTTGATGAAGTGCTGCGTCAAGTAAGAGAAATAGATGGCATTTTGAATAGCGAAACCAGTGTTTTGCTGTCGAGTCTGTGA
- a CDS encoding NAD(P)-dependent oxidoreductase, translated as MIGYNKTERRYKNKGMGMSKNTIGIVGLGRMGNGMAQSLLREGFNVFGTDIGETQRQAAKEIGVNVVADIKALCAESSVIILSLPMAKHVQAVIKGAGGIIDHAQPKTLIIDTSTSEPEVTRALSIELDQLGHQLLDCPVSGGPAGAEAGTMVMVVGGERSALERAQLYLNALSSKVVYMGKSGNGHAAKLINNLLCAAHLVTTAEAIALGTKAGLNPEDLIAGLNAGSGRSAISEVNFPRWILNQSFDSGFTMELMRKDVRLAKNMIGEMGLELPLAQQVAEIWSQSEANIPDQDDFNCIIKNAGLGE; from the coding sequence TTGATTGGTTACAATAAAACTGAAAGAAGATACAAAAACAAAGGAATGGGTATGAGTAAAAACACTATAGGTATCGTCGGATTGGGCCGTATGGGGAATGGTATGGCTCAGTCTTTGCTTCGTGAGGGTTTTAATGTGTTCGGCACGGACATAGGAGAAACCCAACGCCAAGCTGCCAAGGAAATCGGTGTAAATGTCGTTGCAGATATCAAAGCGCTGTGTGCTGAATCTAGCGTCATCATTCTATCTTTGCCAATGGCAAAGCATGTACAAGCAGTAATTAAAGGCGCTGGTGGCATCATCGACCATGCTCAGCCCAAAACCTTAATTATTGACACCTCTACCTCAGAACCCGAAGTGACGCGAGCGCTCTCTATAGAGCTAGATCAATTGGGCCATCAGTTATTGGACTGCCCTGTCAGTGGCGGTCCAGCAGGTGCTGAGGCCGGTACTATGGTCATGGTAGTGGGCGGTGAACGCAGTGCTCTTGAACGCGCCCAGTTGTATCTAAATGCCCTAAGCTCAAAAGTGGTCTACATGGGCAAGTCTGGCAATGGGCATGCCGCCAAACTCATCAATAATCTTTTGTGTGCTGCCCATCTTGTGACCACCGCTGAAGCAATCGCTCTGGGTACCAAGGCAGGGCTTAATCCTGAAGACCTCATTGCTGGTTTGAATGCTGGCTCAGGCCGTAGTGCGATCAGCGAAGTAAACTTCCCTCGTTGGATTCTCAATCAAAGTTTTGATTCTGGTTTCACGATGGAGCTGATGCGTAAAGACGTGCGTCTGGCAAAAAATATGATTGGTGAGATGGGATTAGAGTTGCCTTTAGCGCAACAGGTAGCCGAAATTTGGTCGCAAAGCGAAGCAAACATACCTGATCAGGATGATTTTAACTGCATCATTAAGAATGCTGGCTTAGGAGAATAG
- a CDS encoding aldehyde dehydrogenase family protein yields the protein MMSFIVEGNGEQQVGILLNELLGTSEFGSWVDGELVTGNGDNIDLINPATGQVFLSYRDAGKDIVANAANAAIKAQKAWWSMTASARGQLMWKCGMKIREAAESLARLECISAGKPIRDCRVEVAKVAEMFEYYAGWCDKIMGQVIPVPTSHLNYTRHEPYGVVTQITPWNAPIFTGGWQIAPAICAGNAVLLKPSELTPLSTTALVNILEQAGIPRGLVNVINGLGHTTGSAAIAHPATKKVVFVGSPKTGALIASASAQRVIPCVLELGGKSANIIYPDADLDRAVVGAQAAVFSAAGQSCVSGARLLVHRDVYQEVVERVASAAGKLPVGLPWDEGTMVGPINNQKQFNHVHSLVSDGIAEGAVVAAGGKAGTICGGENGYFYQPTVLANVKNTMRVAQEEIFGPVVSVISFEEEGEAVAIANDSRFGLAGAVWTADVGRAHRMAAQVNAGTFWVNSYKSINVMSPFGGFGESGYGRSSGYEGLLEYTQTKSVWVETAKDAAIQFGYSIQ from the coding sequence ATGATGAGCTTTATCGTAGAAGGAAATGGTGAGCAGCAAGTTGGCATATTGCTTAATGAACTACTGGGTACTTCTGAATTTGGAAGTTGGGTTGATGGAGAATTGGTGACAGGTAATGGAGACAACATCGATCTGATTAACCCAGCAACCGGTCAGGTATTTTTAAGCTATCGTGATGCGGGAAAAGATATTGTTGCTAATGCCGCCAATGCTGCCATAAAAGCCCAAAAAGCATGGTGGTCAATGACTGCCAGTGCCAGAGGTCAGTTAATGTGGAAGTGCGGCATGAAAATACGCGAAGCCGCAGAATCGTTGGCACGCTTAGAGTGTATCTCTGCAGGTAAACCTATTCGTGATTGCCGAGTTGAGGTGGCAAAAGTTGCCGAGATGTTTGAATACTATGCTGGTTGGTGTGACAAAATTATGGGACAAGTGATTCCCGTACCAACAAGTCATTTGAACTATACTCGTCATGAACCTTATGGCGTAGTGACTCAAATCACACCTTGGAACGCACCTATATTTACCGGAGGCTGGCAGATCGCGCCTGCCATCTGTGCAGGAAATGCCGTCTTACTAAAACCCTCTGAGTTAACCCCATTAAGCACAACGGCACTCGTTAACATTCTTGAGCAAGCAGGTATCCCGCGTGGTTTAGTCAATGTCATTAATGGATTGGGACACACCACAGGTTCTGCCGCCATTGCTCATCCGGCCACTAAAAAAGTGGTTTTTGTCGGCTCACCAAAGACTGGCGCGCTTATCGCTTCGGCATCTGCGCAACGTGTCATCCCTTGCGTGTTGGAGCTGGGCGGAAAGTCAGCCAATATCATTTATCCAGATGCTGATCTGGATCGTGCGGTCGTAGGCGCACAAGCTGCTGTATTTTCTGCTGCTGGACAGAGCTGTGTATCAGGTGCTCGATTATTGGTCCATCGTGATGTTTATCAAGAAGTCGTGGAACGTGTTGCCTCAGCAGCCGGTAAGTTACCTGTGGGTTTGCCATGGGATGAAGGCACGATGGTCGGGCCAATTAATAATCAAAAACAGTTTAATCACGTACATTCGTTGGTTTCTGACGGTATTGCTGAAGGTGCGGTTGTTGCCGCAGGTGGAAAGGCAGGCACAATTTGTGGCGGTGAAAACGGTTATTTTTATCAGCCAACTGTTTTGGCCAATGTAAAAAATACTATGCGAGTCGCACAAGAAGAGATTTTTGGACCTGTGGTTTCTGTTATTTCATTTGAAGAAGAAGGAGAAGCAGTCGCGATAGCAAATGACAGTCGGTTTGGTTTAGCGGGCGCTGTTTGGACGGCTGATGTCGGCCGCGCGCATCGGATGGCCGCGCAGGTAAATGCTGGAACCTTTTGGGTAAATAGCTATAAGTCAATCAACGTCATGTCGCCGTTCGGTGGTTTTGGTGAGAGCGGCTATGGTCGATCAAGTGGCTACGAAGGTTTACTCGAATATACACAGACGAAAAGTGTCTGGGTCGAAACCGCAAAAGATGCTGCTATTCAATTTGGTTATTCAATCCAATAG